The Desulfuromonadaceae bacterium genome includes the window TGCGCTGCCACGATAGAATTTATCAAAAACGCGCGCAACTTGCTCCTCCGTCATGCCGATCCCCTGGTCGTGGACGGCGATCTGGCATTGATCTTTGTCACCGGTGCAGACAATGCGAATCGTGCCGCCTGCGGGGGAATATTTTACCGCGTTGCCAAGGATATTTTCCAAAACCTGAATGATCGCTTCGGCGTCGACATCAAGGATCGGGTCGTCAGCAAGCTCGGTTACAAACTGATGCTGTGTGCTGTTTTTGGCAAAGCCGGGAATGGTGCGATCAAGCAGAAACTGCAACGGGGTGGGGGTTTTTTTCAGGGACAATTTCTCTCCCGCTTCGATGCGGCTGATATCGAGCAGGTTGTCGACCAGATGTGACAGGCTGTGTGCCTTGTCGTTGATCATGGTGAGAAATTCGCGTTGCTCGTCGCGGGAAAATTCATCATTGAGCATGAGTTCGGAAAAACCGATGATTGCCGTTAGCGGGGTGCGAAACTCATGTGCTGCGGTTGAAACGAATTCACTTTTCATACGCTCGATGGTCCGCTCCCGCGTGACATCGCGCAGGGCAATCACCGTCCCGCCCGATTGGGGGGTAGACCTTGGCAGCAGGGATATTTTTGTTGCCAGGACAGTTTCGTCCTTATCCGTACCGATGGAAATATCAACAGACCCCAAAGTTTTTCCTGAGTCAATCAGTTCAAGACAAGCAGGCCAGAGACGATTGTGGTCATCAAACAGCTGGTCCAGCGTTTTTCCCTGACTGCTAAGGGGGATGCGGAGGAGCTCGGCCGCCGCGTGATTCATCAACGCGATCCGACCGTCAAGGTCGGTCACCAGCAGACCATCACCCGACGCGGAAAAGATGGCCTTGATGCGTTCCTTGGTTTCACTGGTCGTTTCGAGCGCCTGGCGCAGTGCCTGCTCATTGCTGATGCGGGCGGTGATATCACTGTAAAGGATAATGACATGGGTTAATTGTTTATTTTGATGGTCGTGAATGGCTGTGCCAATGACTTCGTAGCAGCGCCCGTGCAAGGTGACTTCGTTGCGCTGTTCAACCTGGTCGTTGGCGAGGACGTTTTGCAGGACGCAGATTGGCGGGGGATCTTTTTCATCACAGACGATCTCATGACAAAAGGAGCCGATCAGGGGGAGACCGCCGGGGTTGAAAAATTCATTGACTTTATGGTTGCCGGCGACAATCCGGCCGCTCGGATCAACGACCATGATGGCTGCGCCGACCGCATTGAGAATCGCGTGGATCTCATCATGGGCCAGTATCAGTCGCTGATTTGTCTCTTCCAGGTGGGCGAGAATATGCTTGAACGATTCGCTGACGATGCCGATCGGGTCGAGTGATATCAGCGCTTCGTTATCAAGCTCGCCTGGATTAAGGGGCAAGGTGCCGATGGTGTCGAGCAGTTGATCAACTTTTGACCGGATATAGTGATAAGCCCGTTCTTCGGCAGGAGAGGGCTGCTGCGGTATAACAGGATTAGCCATTGTTGCCCTCGACCGTAATTTGATACGTATTGTCCATTTTGACCACTTCACAGTGCAAACCCATGTTGATCACCGCCTGCGGAACCGTGACCGTTGCGTGACGATTATCGGTAAGAAAAACAAGCACAACGCGGCGTTCCTTGAGTTCATTCTGGCGGAGGTTGATCTCCCGTAGTGCGGTCAGCAGTGTCGATGGGCAGACCTGCCCGCGTAAATCGAACTCACAGGTTGGAGTGTTCATGGGCAACTCCCTTCATGGGGACAGTGGCAGGCAGTACGAAGCGCGTCAGCAGCAGCCCGCCCAGCCAGGCACCAGGCAGCAGGCCGCCAAGGAAGAGCAGGCTTTGCAGCGCGAAGATCGGCAGCCCTCCCCACAGATGCCAGACATTGCAACCGGGAGTGATGCGCGAACCGAGGGCCATGATGATCCCGCCGCTAAAGGCTCCGAGCAATTGGCGTCGCGGCGGCCATGGCGTCAGCCGCCATTCGTTGAGGAGCAAGGCCGAAAACGCCGCCCCCCCGGTAATCCCGATCAGCAGCGGATATTGGATGGCGGCGATACCGTCGAACGCCGGGCCCGCTCCGCCGCGCAGATGAACCTTGCCGAGTGGCGCGATATAATCCAGCGGCAGTGCCTGGAAAAATGCCGTGGTTTCAACATGGGCGGGCCACAATAAATATTCCACCTGGGCGGCGACCTTGGCGTAGGCGGTGGTAATTCCTAACGGCATACCGGTCGCCATGACCGATACGATGCCGATCAGCGCCAGCAGCAACGCTGCCCGATACGGTGTCATATGTCCTGCGGGCAAGAGTGTTGGTGCTGTGGAGGAGGGTTGTTTGCGGCGATAAATAATGGTGAATGTTGCTGCTGTCAGTAGACCCAGGAAGATTTCTTCTGG containing:
- a CDS encoding PAS domain-containing protein; this translates as MANPVIPQQPSPAEERAYHYIRSKVDQLLDTIGTLPLNPGELDNEALISLDPIGIVSESFKHILAHLEETNQRLILAHDEIHAILNAVGAAIMVVDPSGRIVAGNHKVNEFFNPGGLPLIGSFCHEIVCDEKDPPPICVLQNVLANDQVEQRNEVTLHGRCYEVIGTAIHDHQNKQLTHVIILYSDITARISNEQALRQALETTSETKERIKAIFSASGDGLLVTDLDGRIALMNHAAAELLRIPLSSQGKTLDQLFDDHNRLWPACLELIDSGKTLGSVDISIGTDKDETVLATKISLLPRSTPQSGGTVIALRDVTRERTIERMKSEFVSTAAHEFRTPLTAIIGFSELMLNDEFSRDEQREFLTMINDKAHSLSHLVDNLLDISRIEAGEKLSLKKTPTPLQFLLDRTIPGFAKNSTQHQFVTELADDPILDVDAEAIIQVLENILGNAVKYSPAGGTIRIVCTGDKDQCQIAVHDQGIGMTEEQVARVFDKFYRGSALHTSIGGTGLGMTIVKHFIEEHGGAINISSKPGIGTCVCFTLPVTKETSC
- a CDS encoding sulfurtransferase TusA family protein, with product MNTPTCEFDLRGQVCPSTLLTALREINLRQNELKERRVVLVFLTDNRHATVTVPQAVINMGLHCEVVKMDNTYQITVEGNNG
- a CDS encoding YeeE/YedE family protein, yielding MLSGFVMHRADFCMTGAFRDLFLFRHVKMLQALLLLVTVTALASYLGRLSGLIADVPYPLFGAAAPANVIGGILFGIGMVLCGSCVVGTLYRLGAGSKLAAVALVGLICGSALYAEIHPWWKSLVVTQPWRADIITLPQALHLPEEIFLGLLTAATFTIIYRRKQPSSTAPTLLPAGHMTPYRAALLLALIGIVSVMATGMPLGITTAYAKVAAQVEYLLWPAHVETTAFFQALPLDYIAPLGKVHLRGGAGPAFDGIAAIQYPLLIGITGGAAFSALLLNEWRLTPWPPRRQLLGAFSGGIIMALGSRITPGCNVWHLWGGLPIFALQSLLFLGGLLPGAWLGGLLLTRFVLPATVPMKGVAHEHSNL